Sequence from the [Bacteroides] pectinophilus genome:
CTGTATTACAGCAGGCTTTCCGATTTGCAGTATTTCCAAAGCAGTTTATTACTTTCAATCCAATGCAGTATATCAAGCTGAAAAAACAGGCGGAGGATGTGGATTTATTTTCGGATGATGACATTGAAGAAGGTGTTCAGCCAATTTCACACGAAGATTACCAGAGGTTAATAAAATACCTTGAAGAAAAGAATCCCCCAGCAATACTGCCAATTCAGATAGCATATTACGCAGGGCTTCGCATCGGTGAGGTTTGTGGTCTTACATGGCAGGATATTAATCTTGAGGAACAATACCTGACTATCAAGAGAAGTATCCGTTATGATGGAGCTAGACACAAGAACATCATTGGACCTACCAAACGAAAAAAAGTAAGAATTGTTGATTTCGGAGATACGCTAGCAGGCATACTGAAAGAAGCAAGAAAAGAACAGCTTAAAAACCGGATGCAGTATGGTGAACTCTATCACCGCAATTACTACAAAGAAGTACAGGACAAAAACAGAGTGTATTATGAATATTATCATCTGGATGGAACACAGGCTGTTCCTGAAGAATATAAGGAAATATCATTTGTCTGCTTAAGACCGGATGGTTGCCTTGAATTACCAAGCACACTTGGTCTTGTGTGCCGGTCAGTTTCCAATAGGCTGGAGGGATTTGAAGGATTTCATTTTCACCAGTTAAGACACACCTATACAAGCAACTTGCTTTCAAACGGAGCTGCTCCAAAGGATGTGCAGGAACTGTTAGGACACTCAGATGTCAGTACCACTATGAATGTCTATGCTCACTCCACCAGAAAAGCTAAGCGAGATTCGGCAAGGCTTCTCGACAAAGTGGCAGGCAATGACTAAAAAGAAATTTCCCTTATTTCCCTCACGATTATCTCACAAGGGCAAAAATAAGGGAAAATACATATCATTTCATCATACAAGGCTCTGCATGCCTTGAAAAACACGGAAAGTTCAGGAAATCTCTCCACAAATATCGATTTATAGACTTCTCGTATATATATTTTACCACATACTTTTTCCAAAGGCACTGACTTCTCAACCCTTAATTTTCATCTCTGCTATTATACGTTCTTCCCTCTGTCTCTCTTCACAATAACCCCAGAAGTCTTTCAATGCTTCCTCATCCGATTTCCACGGCAATGGTATGGGATACAATTCATCTAATCGCTTCACAAGTTTGCGTACCGCTTCGGTATCGAACTCCTCATCACTTGCCTCCATTACATAAAAATCCAGTTTTTCATTTATCATTCTGATTCCTTCGTCTTTGGTCATGTTAAAACCTCCCTACATTATATACATGGCACTTCCCCCCCCTTTTCCCTGAACGAAAAAAAACGCCCAGACTAGAATTTTTAATCTAATCTGAGCGATACTTCGTCAGGCCCGTTTTGTCTTTTTGGTACCCGCAAGCACCATATAATAAAAAATGCAACAATGAATTTTTACAATCATTGTTGCAAAAAACCGATGTTCCCAGCGGGAATCGAACCCACAACTAGCGCTTACAAGGTCGGGTCCTTACAGAGAACCTATGATTAGTTAAGTTAAGATAAGTCAAGGAAAGACTTGATTTTACTGACTTCCCTGTAAATACATATCAAAATAAGGAAACTGAAAATCATCCAAGTTAAGCACCTCTCGCTGACAAATGAGTGACACTGTCACCCTGAGGGTTCAACCATTCCGTTCCTACGAATTTATATTTACGACTACCATTCTCATTTAGCAATGCAGTAATGATAACACTGTTTTCTTTTTTCTGCTGCCTATTGTTATGGTAATTAGTTTTTTGGTTTTTATGGATGGAATCTTCCAGATACGCAAACTCAAAAAAGGGTTTATGTGGAATCCAGGTTGAAATTACCAGAAAAAACCAAGCACGAACATACTGATCACACAGATAATCTCGTCTGTTAATAATAAATTCTACATTCTCTTTCTCCATTGTACCTTACTACTGGGGTATATGATCGGTCTTGTTTATGGTATTAAAAAGACCTTCTGCAGAAGCCTGTTTTATCCTTTGATGAATCCAGCCTTTTCCACAGAAGGTCTTTTATTTCTACATATATTTAAACTATGTTTGGATTTTATTTGATGAATCCGACCTGTTTGCTGATGATTTCGACCTGCTCATCCTTCTTTTTATTATATTCCACTTTCTTCTCTTCAAAGTAGTTTCTTCCATAAGAGTCAATGGATACAATCAGAGGGCCAAATTCTTTTACATGGCAGTGCCACAATGTTTCCGGCATTCCTAAATCCTTCCACTGTGCCTCCACGATTTCTTCAACTTCCACTGCTGCCACAACTGCATTTCCGGCAGGGAATACACAATGGATGGCACCGAAGTCCTTGCAGGCTCTCTCGGTGTTTTCCTTCATACCGCCTTTTCCGACGATGACACGGACACCTGTGGTCTCTACGAATTCATATTCAAACTTTTCCATTCTCATGGATGTAGTAGGTCCTACGGATACCATCTCGTATTTTTCATCTCCCAGAGGACGGATAATCGGACCGGCATGCAGGATTGCAGCATCTCTGACATCCACAGGAATCTCTCTTCCCTCTTCTACGACACGGCGGTGTGCCACATCACGACAGGTTGTGATATCTCCTGTCAGGTATACAATATCTCCAATGTGAATATCTTTTAAATCCTCTGCCGATACAGGTGTTACCAGAATTTTCTTACCATCTTTTATTTCTACTGCCATAATGATTCTCTCCCTTCTGAATTAGTTCTCTTCCTTATATTCAAAACCGGTATGGGTA
This genomic interval carries:
- the ttdB gene encoding L(+)-tartrate dehydratase subunit beta; protein product: MAVEIKDGKKILVTPVSAEDLKDIHIGDIVYLTGDITTCRDVAHRRVVEEGREIPVDVRDAAILHAGPIIRPLGDEKYEMVSVGPTTSMRMEKFEYEFVETTGVRVIVGKGGMKENTERACKDFGAIHCVFPAGNAVVAAVEVEEIVEAQWKDLGMPETLWHCHVKEFGPLIVSIDSYGRNYFEEKKVEYNKKKDEQVEIISKQVGFIK
- a CDS encoding site-specific integrase: MAKGSVRKKGKKWYYRFYVEDQSGNLVQKEYAGTESKSETEKLLRQAMDDYDNKKFVAKTDNLTVGDLLNLWSEEELKTGTLSNGTVENYLGAIRVIKKHPIADRKLKNVTAEHLQSFFDLLTFGGEYPDGTVKKGYSKDYIHSFSAVLQQAFRFAVFPKQFITFNPMQYIKLKKQAEDVDLFSDDDIEEGVQPISHEDYQRLIKYLEEKNPPAILPIQIAYYAGLRIGEVCGLTWQDINLEEQYLTIKRSIRYDGARHKNIIGPTKRKKVRIVDFGDTLAGILKEARKEQLKNRMQYGELYHRNYYKEVQDKNRVYYEYYHLDGTQAVPEEYKEISFVCLRPDGCLELPSTLGLVCRSVSNRLEGFEGFHFHQLRHTYTSNLLSNGAAPKDVQELLGHSDVSTTMNVYAHSTRKAKRDSARLLDKVAGND
- a CDS encoding histidinol dehydrogenase, whose translation is MTKDEGIRMINEKLDFYVMEASDEEFDTEAVRKLVKRLDELYPIPLPWKSDEEALKDFWGYCEERQREERIIAEMKIKG